A stretch of Dryobates pubescens isolate bDryPub1 chromosome 35, bDryPub1.pri, whole genome shotgun sequence DNA encodes these proteins:
- the LOC104305380 gene encoding green-sensitive opsin, whose product MNGTEGINFYVPMSNKTGVVRSPFEYPQYYLAEPWKYRLVCCYIFFLISTGLPINLLTLLVTFKHKKLRQPLNYILVNLAVADLFMACFGFTVTFYTAWNGYFVFGPVGCAVEGFFATLGGQVALWSLVVLAIERYIVVCKPMGNFRFSASHAMMGIAFTWVMAFSCAAPPLFGWSRYMPEGMQCSCGPDYYTHNPDYHNESYVLYMFVIHFVIPVVVIFFSYGRLICKVREAAAQQQESATTQKAEKEVTRMVILMVLGFMLAWTPYAVVAFWIFTNKGADFSATLMAVPAFFSKSSSLYNPIIYVLMNKQFRNCMITTICCGKNPFGDEDVSSTVSQSKTEVSSVSSSQVSPA is encoded by the exons ATGAACGGGACGGAAGGGATCAACTTCTATGTGCCAATGTCCAACAAGACCGGGGTGGTGCGGAGCCCCTTCGAGTACCCCCAGTACTAcctggctgagccctggaaGTACCGCCTGGTCTGCTGCTAcatcttcttcctcatctccacggGGCTGCCCATCAacctcctcaccctgctggtcACCTTCAAGCACAAGAAGCTGCGGCAGCCTCTCAACTACATCCTGGTGAACCTGGCCGTGGCCGACCTGTTCATGGCCTGCTTCGGCTTCACCGTCACCTTCTACACCGCCTGGAACGGCTACTTCGTCTTCGGCCCCGTTGGCTGCGCCGTGGAGGGCTTCTTCGCCACGCTGGGAG gcCAGGTTGCCCTGTGgtccctggtggtgctggccaTCGAGCGCTACATCGTGGTCTGCAAGCCCATGGGCAACTTCCGCTTCTCGGCCTCGCACGCCATGATGGGCATCGCCTTCACCTGGGTCATGGCCTTCTCCTGCGCCGCACCGCCGCTCTTCGGCTGGTCCAG GTACATGCCCGAGGGGATGCAGTGCTCCTGTGGCCCTGACTACTACACTCACAACCCAGACTACCACAACGAGTCCTACGTCCTCTACATGTTCGTCATCCACTTCGTCATCCCTGTCGTGGTCATCTTCTTCTCCTACGGTCGCCTCATCTGCAAAGTCCGAGAG gcagctgcccagcagcaggagtcgGCCACGAcccagaaggctgagaaggaggTGACACGGATGGTGATCCTGATGGTGCTGGGCTTCATGCTGGCCTGGACCCCCTATGCTGTGGTGGCTTTCTGGATCTTCACCAACAAGGGAGCAGACTTCAGTGCCACGCTGATGGCCGTGCCTGCCTTCTTCTCCAAGAGCTCCTCCCTCTACAACCCAATCATCTACGTCCTCATGAACAAGCAG ttCCGTAACTGCATGATCACCACAATCTGCTGCGGCAAGAACCCCTTTGGGGATGAAGATGTCTCCTCCACCGTGTCCCAGAGCAAGACTGAGGTCTCCTCTGTCTCCTCCAGCCAAGTATCACCTGCATAG